The DNA sequence ttaaataaataaattattaaaatatataaaaattgtaaaatatttttctatTATTTGAAACATTTATTTGTAtacaaaaaataatttttaataactAAAATAACTATTGAATGGAATGAAATAACAATATTGAAATTGATTACTCGTACCCTTGTTCGTATATACCCACCTCCCCATAAGCTATCAAAAACTGGAATCCTTGTTGCTTTGAGGTATgagtttgaaaataaaaaaaattgatccAAAATATGAGGTATGAATTTTGTTTATTTTAAACTCAGAAATTACATACTAGCAAATCAAACGACTCCTTATAAAAAAAATACGTTTATGTGAGAATTAAACAATTTCAACGCagaataaaattaaaaataagacTATGCTGATGAAAAAAGTATTAATTAAACAAAAAAGTAAAAAACAATCATCTATATGAAAGAGAATTAAAAATGATATCATGAAAACAAAACTATGAGATTCTATGCTTGCAAAAATGCATCTAAGATGCATGTTAATGAACATTATGCAATATCTTTTTTCTAATTGTACTCCCTATGAACAAGCATGTAATGAGAAATATATATGATATCTATATATGTGCAGAATTGGGTTTATCCTGTCATTTTTCTTGGTAGCCCCCAATTTGTCCTTTTATAGGGATCAACCCAGTTCTTGTCCTCCTTCACAGCTTTTTCCCAGCGTTCCTTAAATTTCCGAAACTCTGTCGTGGACTGGTACCTTATCTGCTCAATCAAATTCATTTGGGTGTCATCTCAATTCAAGATATTATTAGACGATTTGAAATTGTTACAAAGCTGAAAGTAACACTAGAATCAACGTCGTTGATCTAACTCAACCAATTCACTATCTAGATTATAAAGTAAAAATACACGAAAAAATATATCTAATTTACTTCCCACATTCTGTTTTCGCTAGCACTGAAGTtggaaaatatttatttgaactAGTATTATTTATATATCATATGTGATATGTCTAAAtgaagaaataaaaaataaatctcTTCATTTCAAACTAAATGGGACGCCTTCAAGCCAAGGTAAGCAAAGAACTAATATGTAAAAACATGTCTAACAAATGGTTACGGGATTTGGATGATGAAACCGAATAACATAAAAAATTCTATATATTCCGGTCAACATTTAAAAAGAGCGATCCATTGTCATGGATTTAGTAcatggtaatttttttttaattagtAATGGAAGATGGTATAAATTGCCTGGATATTTGTCTCATTAGAATGCGCCTTCTTCCTCTAGCGAGAAGTTGAGGATTAAACACCCACCCCTCTCCATTAAAAAAATGACTTACATTCAAAacatatgtacatatatatttcCTTTAAAAGTGAATAATAAATGATGAAATGAAAGATGCACAAATCCAGTCCTGTCATCTCACCTGAGAGCGCACATCAATACTATGTCTCTGAAagcaaaaataataaaaaatatgaaatagCAGAGCAAAGAACTAAAATTCGTTTCAAAATCTATAAAAAATTGTTTTAGAAAAATGAAAGAATAGAAGTCAAATGAATACCTTTAGAAACTCCTTGGTTTTACGACCCTGCATTCAGCAAAAATAAAGTTGGGATTTAGGACTAGCTTGCGAAGAAAATTAAACGTATAAGGCTGGCATTAGAAGTTAAAAGAGTGCATTTATGGAAATTTACATTTAACACTCACATGGCTTCAATATCTGTGTTACCTAAATTTCTATGTAGGTATGCAAAATTTAAAATTCAACCCTCATATGGGGCTTCAATCTCTTTATCACCTAAATTTGTGTAGAAGTCAATACTGTAAACTGCTATGAAAATCCATTTGGAGTTGATATTTATGTTAAATTCACATTGCCTAGGTATCCGATCTTTAAATTTTACATTCATAATAAAATCAACCGGAAAAAAAACCTTCACCGAGTCAAAAGTAAAAAAATTGTAGATGCATCTGGACAAACAAATGTCTAACAAATGTAGCATCTCGTATCAAGTGGGTTTTCTGCAATGAGCtcatttatattttatttataaaataggAAGTGAGTACATATAAAATGCAATGATGACCATATACAAGTCCACTTCTATCCTTGTATAACTTTTTTATAAATAAGAGACATAAACTTAAATTAATTATTACATCTTAATATGGGATAACGTCAAATATACAATAACAACACTTAAAGTCAAAACGTCAATTAATAACGTGGGAGTTTTTTTTTTTGAGTGTTATATCATGACAAATCATGTTGCATTTAATCTTCACTATAATTATAAAGATAACTCCAAGCCAAGGTGTGAAACAAAAATATTTACAGTAGAAAagaagaaaaatcaaaattactAAAAATTGAGCCATATATGGTAACTGGTAAGGCACCTTTTTTGCAGATCGTCCACCCAAAGTCGGTATATCCTGATGAACAAGATATTCACTATCAACAACTCCGATGTTCTGTGAACGATCCCCCTAGTGGAAGTCAATATCAATTATACAAATAAGAGGGCTACCTGAAATATATTATGATGAACGCTAAAACATCTCCTGGCACCTAAAATACAATTATTAGATAAATTTATATGTATGTGTGTCAGGAACTTGTAAGTTGCTGACCTAGTTTAAAGCTATTTTTGTTGTTTTTTGTGTTTATAAGCAGTAAAGCAGCTACATATTAGAGAAGAGAGTAGAAATTGGAGAAGATCAGAGAGAAGAGATAGAGTACATAGAATTTAGAGAGACATAGAAGAGAAATTTGGGGAAGAAGATAGAGTTTCACTATATAATAGAAACAATCCCCTTACTATCAGTACTTATACTACATCTCGACTCTAGTAAAACTTACAAGGAGTCATGATTTTTATAGTTCTACAGGATTGGGACCCAGAATGTCAAATAAGCAAGCTCCCTGCGATCTAATCAATGTGAGTAATAAAAAAATTGTGAAGAATATGTTAGAGCCAAAGGAAAAGGGCCATTCATTATCACAGTTAGATACCCTTCAAGAGCATGTCCACATTTTGGTAACCATTTAATCTCTTGCAGAAATAAGAATCCAATAAATATGAAATAAATGGTATGACAGCCAGTGGCCGAGGAgttgaatttttaaaaaataaaatagtAACATCACAGAGAACAATTTAGTTAAAAGTACAAGTTAATTGTAATCGTTTTTCTCCAATATTCTTTTACACCGCCACCAAGTCAAAAAATTTTAATTAAAGTTTTTTTTGTGAAAAATTTCtctatataaaataattaaaacagtGTTCTAGAAATGAGAAATACAAACAACAATGGGCTCCTGATAACATTTACCTTACTGATAATggaatttttttaattatttatcatgACATCCCATGCTAATGTGATAACCGGACTAGTTCGTCACCTCTTCTGAAGAGCAAAGTCTAATTAATTCTAGATTCCTAGAAAAATTATCATTATATGTTGACCAAACATATAACCATAACCTCACCTGTGCACAATAACCAAGTTTCATGTCCATACCCCATCCATGAACAAGATCATTCTGTCAAAAAATAGAATCAGATTAGGAACCATTAATATTTCAATTCTGCATACAAATTTAAGTAAAAGTGCCTCTAAATGAACTACACGACTATTCTAAAAATCCCCGATGGGTCCTCCGATTAATTGGTAGAAGACCCTTTATCAACTGCTAAGTAAATCATATTATCATTGAATATTTAATGATATCAATTAtgtaattaaaattttaaatggtTCAATACTAGTGTGAACTCATATCACTTGTATACTGTCATAATACATATTAataaatactccctccgtccttttGATTTGTTATTAAAAGGATTGGACACGGAgattaagaaatatgtataaattaATGAAAAAGAGAATGAAAAGTGGGTGAAGTGGTGGGacccattgatttttaatgtataaaagagAGATAGTGgggtaaaagtagtgtgaaaaggaagaaaaagtgGGGAAATAAGGGGACCCAttgactatttttggtaagttttgaaatgtaaagaaatgaatggtacatccaaaaaaggaaagtataaagaaatgaaaaagacagagggagtaataaataataaataatataaagtcaCCATATAAAAATTCATCTTTCAAGTATACATTCAAATAATTTTAGTAAAATATTAGAATATATCCAACAACAGCTCCAACTAATACACGCTTAAATGATGATTAGCTGGAAATTACCTACCTAAAGCCACCTAGAAATAGAATTTTGGTTAAAccttaaaaataaaaattagcTAGTTCATATGAAACAGGCCGTCACCGTAAAATATACATGCATATTTTTAATCTAAGTTTGTTTCCTAGAATATGAGTGACTTTAATGTGCAAAAGTTTAACTGTATAAGTAGGAAAAAAGGACAAAAGCAAACAAACATGAAGAAAAATAAAATGCTACAAAATATTATACAAAACCAACTTCTTAAAATCACTTATGTAACTTTGGTAACTAACTATTTATAACACTTTGACTTGTAGACACATGCCAAGCAGATTAGAAATATTTTGCACATAAATAAAAGAACAGAGGATATAGCGGAAAACACAAAAGCAAAAATAAAGTAAAAACTTCGTACTTAAACCTTGTCATGTGGATGATTTCATGAACTTTCTACTATGTCATGTCCCCAATTACATTCACTTCATTATATTCCTTTTCTTGTAATGTAAagttatttttatcatttttttccTTTATCTACCAAACCGACAGTTAAAATTGATTAATAATCTGAGCTATGTGCCATAATTGATTACGTAATTGGTAATTAAACTTTTAATCATCTTATGCTCATATATTATACATCCAAAATTTAGGGTTAAACGCCCACAAGATACTCATATAAAAAAATGTGTAAACAAATGTTATACATCTATCATCCAACTTTTAGTTCCATGTGGCATGTTCTTGGGGTCATCCTAAATCATATTCATTTCAAACATATATCTCTCTCAAGGACTCCATCTACATAACGTGAAGTTGAATAATGAATCCAAGGCACCCTAATGTGTCTTGACGGTTATTTAAAGATAATTATAATGAAGAATCCTATAATTATTCTTTTAAAACATCGCTTAAGAAAAACTATAACACTTTTGTTGTTGTTTTAAAGATGAAAAGATTAAAATAAAATGGAGAACAATGGtgctaatatatatataagacTTTTATGCAACGCAAGTATCAAAGCCTATACATGGACAATGATAACTACAAAATAAAACTAATAAAGTTTATAATATTTCTATTTATCCTACAAATTTTTACTTGTTATGCTAACTACTAGATCAAAATATTGATAAAAAATCAATAAAATATCCAACCAAATTTGAATTATGCTTAACACTTTCGGATACATATTTTCAGTATCAGACATGTTAAAAAAAATATGCCCTGTCTACTTGTCCATAATCCACAGACACAAACCTGCGTGGAAGTTCTATTTTTTGGTGCTACTGCTAGATGACCCCTATGTAGTTTAGTAAACCTGAAATTCTGCAGGCTTTAAGCTGAGTAAGGGACGCTCTTGCATAAGAAAACAAACCTGAATAAGATTCCATGTGCAGTGCCAAGCAGATCTCGAAAACACCGGAGCCATTCCTTCAACAAAACTGCAGGTATAGACAAATTTAATCAACGGTAAATATTACCAATGCCCAGAGTATGTATTCCACTGAAATCAATCTTCTTTTATTCATTAGGAAAATGAATTTGATTGTCAATCAACTATTTATACTTTTAGAAACCTACCATTGAACTATGAAGTGTACTTTTCAAGTCACTAACATGacatttaaattatttattagcaTTCCGTTAAGTTTCCGTTAAAATGAGCGACCAACGTGTGTATTTTTATAACTTGTCTCACTGACGTGAGGTACCTCTACATCAATGTATATAACCCAAATGTTACATAACAATAATGGGTATGATGTTCAAATTGGGGAAAAAAGAAAAACCAGGGTTCAAGGCTTCTATCATTTCATCATCTTCAAATAATGGATTCTAGAATTTCATCCTCTTCGATTCTCAAGCTAAACTGACCGAAGTTTTCGTTGTTCTTTGGAGATCAAGCATCAATTTGGACATCTTCAAAACCTAAAACTAGCGGTAAGAAATTCTATGACTGTCCATTCTACAAAGCCAAAAGACAAGTATTGTAAGTTTCATTTATGGGTTGATGAAAGCACATTAGAGAGGAAATATAGAGTAAAAAAGTCGATTCAAGATTTAGAATTTGAGAAGGCTGCATTTGAAGGAAATGTTCAAGCTTTGGAGGATATAATAGAGTGATCGAAGAACGAAATTTGCAGCTCAAATTTAATGTTGAAATCACTTTGGTTTGTGTTTTTATCATATTTGGTTttaatattatttgtaatttatGTTAGTCTCTcacttttttttgtttttttttgtctTAATTGCTCCACGGCCACATGTCACCAGCCCCATGTTTTAGTTTGTACATGTGGGATTAAAAATTAACCTTTGTCAACATTTTTTAATGATATGTTTGATTACTGAAAGTTAAACTAGTATGCATCTAATTTAGAGTCATTTCATAGTTTATTGGTAGGTTCCTAAAAGTGAGTAGTTTAGGATAGTAAAATTGATTTCCctttatatatctgataaaataTGGATACAGGTAGGATTTAACTATTTAAGGTTCCATCATTATCAATTTCTCATTCGAAACAACTTTGAAGGCATAACTTTAATTCTATTACAATATAACAGTTGTTAATATAAAAAATCTCTGATCAATATTCAAGGAAATTAATATAAAATGGAACTCTCCGTAGTGCACtaataagaatgataaagaaaaCTTTCTACATTTTTCTATGATAATGAATATGCTAACAATGACATATATGTTCACATATACACCTTTTTCCACACAAATCTAGCAACAGAataataagaatgataaaggaaacTTTCTAAAATTTTCTATAACAATAAATATGTTAACAATGACATATAAGTTAACATGCAACGTCTTTTTCAGAAAGATATCAATATACACCTTTTTCCACAGACAAGAATTGGTCAAATCTAGCAACATAAATAAATAGATATATTAAAACTAACATACCCGGAACATGGTGGACCTTCGGTTTCATTTGAACATCTTGTTCTTCCTCTTCCATATATTCTTCTGAATCAAGTCAGTAATTTTTAAAAGCATCAGACAAATACACATGCATCACTATTAGCAGTGAAATTACACCAAGCTAATAAGTGCTAGATTTGATATTTTGGAAACTGATGTAGTCACCTATGAAATGGTTTGTGTTTACTTCGTACGGTTATCATATGATGTATCCCACTTGAATTTGGGTCTAAAGCTGGTTGAGATATCTCAAATCCTTGAGATTTAACAATATTCAAGTAGCTGAAAACAAAAGATAATTATAAATCCAGATGATGGCAGGAAAAAGAGAGAGCGACACACTTAGACCTTTTACTTAGTCTACCCCCCCCCCTCCCCTCATAGTTCAATGTTCtccaaaatataaatattatttaatacgCAACAAATTTTCACAATGTACAATAAAAAAGAAGCATCATAAACAAAGCATCATATTGTACATGAAAGGTCAGACCACCACTCACTAGATAAATGAAATATACCTTCTTGGGTCAAAATTCTCAATGCCCAAATCTTCATCCCAGAGAAATATATAGTCATAAGGAGAAACAACTGATGGATGTAGAAAACGTTTTGCAAACCACCTAATCCAAGAAAACATCCAAGAAAACATGATCACAATATCCAGAATCGAACACCTGATGATATTAAAGGCAAATAAACACTAAACTGTTCACTGTCCAACTTATTCCTTTTATCTTACATTGGCATAGATAATAAAACTCAAAAGATTCAAACTAGAACATTGGCCCAGCATTTAATGCGCGACCCCAGAAAACCTCTATGTAAGACACGTAATATATTTACAAAGCTATCTTAATTCCTAAGCCAATTCTCTGGTTACATACATGCAAACCCTTGTGAAGTCTTTTCGCTGTTCACAAACATAAACTTATGTTCAAAAGATCTACTGCGGTTAACAAAGTGAATAACAGAGGTATGTCTTACCACTTTGTTTGGTTCTGAGCAACAATATGAATGGCATGGTTACTCCAATCAAAATTCAACCACTCATCCATTTTGCCGTCATAGTGGAACAAAATAattgtaaaattgacaggaagaaactgaatcaaaagaTTTAGTACAAATTTTCAATGCAATTATGAGAAAGATGAATGAACAGAACTGGTTATGCCAAATTTTAAGAGAGTACAAACCTTCTGCACTATATTATCAACATTTTCCTTTTGCTTAATGCCAACAGGAATTGCCAGCAAGTAGCAAGGACTAGAAACATTTGCCTGATTCAATATTAAGATAGGCAACCAACTTTCAAAAATCAAAATCAGAAGGAACAACCAAAAGGACATAAAAAATATGTCATGACTTCTAGGCATAAATCAAATACATTATGCACATTGATGCTAGATCATATTTAACAAGGTATCCAACCTTCGACCTGCTAGTCGACCATAAAGGCTTCAAGTCAAAATCAGAGGTGGCGTGAATGATGCCACGGGGTAAACTTACTAAACTTCTCCCTGCCTCATCCACTTCCTAGACAAATAATGAAAAACACCTTATACATAATGAaaacataattaataaaaaaccTGAGATGAATATAAGATTACTAAATCATTCCATTTGCTTGGAGAAGGAAGATAAATATCAGGAAAAATTACGAGAAACTAGAAACTAGTACAGGATGTAACTAGTGAGCCAGTTACCTGGGATGAGTACATAGGATGCATTTTTAAATCCAGCTGATGATGCAAAAAAAAAAAGGATTTCATTAGCTGACCCAATTGGGACGGGAAAAAAATTAGCACCCTACACCACCTAACGTCCAAAGTTCTAACCCCAATACACCCTACTACAGTGTCTCCCCTTCTAACAGGAAAGTTGGCTACCCTAATCCAATGGCACCACGAACTCCCAtctaagaaaagaaataaatatagTAAAAGAAGCAGCACTATCCACCCATCAACGAACGATGCGTAAGACAAATGCGTAGACAAACATTTCAAATATAATAATCACAAAAGCGACAAAATAACTGTAGTTCATATCTATCTACCCTAACCATTTCAGCAGATGATGCGATGAAAGTTAGATTGGAGATTTACATCtgtattttataaatttgttcCTTGATCTAACTTTTCTGCTGCTCCGCAAGAAAGACAAAATATTAATAGCACTTCAACTTAATAGGCAGTACTAACTCTTTAGTGACTTTAATTTAGAGAACTTTGTCGGATAAAAAAAAAGAGAGCGGGAATTGGCAT is a window from the Apium graveolens cultivar Ventura chromosome 1, ASM990537v1, whole genome shotgun sequence genome containing:
- the LOC141669276 gene encoding uncharacterized protein LOC141669276 isoform X4, which encodes MKKSWRWLLRKRHVLLDGGTCKFTMKPFMGVVITVMLFVVYKTTKLQYQRTEEVDEAGRSLVSLPRGIIHATSDFDLKPLWSTSRSKANVSSPCYLLAIPVGIKQKENVDNIVQKFLPVNFTIILFHYDGKMDEWLNFDWSNHAIHIVAQNQTKWWFAKRFLHPSVVSPYDYIFLWDEDLGIENFDPRSYLNIVKSQGFEISQPALDPNSSGIHHMITVRSKHKPFHRRIYGRGRTRCSNETEGPPCSGFVEGMAPVFSRSAWHCTWNLIQNDLVHGWGMDMKLGYCAQGDRSQNIGVVDSEYLVHQDIPTLGGRSAKKGRKTKEFLKRHSIDVRSQIRYQSTTEFRKFKERWEKAVKEDKNWVDPYKRTNWGLPRKMTG
- the LOC141669276 gene encoding uncharacterized protein LOC141669276 isoform X5, translating into MKKSWRWLLRKRHVLLDGGTCKFTMKPFMGVVITVMLFVVYKTTKLQYQRTELDLKMHPMYSSQEVDEAGRSLVSLPRGIIHATSDFDLKPLWSTSRSKANVSSPCYLLAIPVGIKQKENVDNIVQKFLPVNFTIILFHYDGKMDEWLNFDWSNHAIHIVAQNQTKWWFAKRFLHPSVVSPYDYIFLWDEDLGIENFDPRSYLNIVKSQGFEISQPALDPNSSGIHHMITVRSKHKPFHRRIYGRGRTRCSNETEGPPCSGFVEGMAPVFSRSAWHCTWNLIQNDLVHGWGMDMKLGYCAQNIGVVDSEYLVHQDIPTLGGRSAKKGRKTKEFLKIRYQSTTEFRKFKERWEKAVKEDKNWVDPYKRTNWGLPRKMTG
- the LOC141669276 gene encoding uncharacterized protein LOC141669276 isoform X8; the encoded protein is MHPMYSSQEVDEAGRSLVSLPRGIIHATSDFDLKPLWSTSRSKANVSSPCYLLAIPVGIKQKENVDNIVQKFLPVNFTIILFHYDGKMDEWLNFDWSNHAIHIVAQNQTKWWFAKRFLHPSVVSPYDYIFLWDEDLGIENFDPRSYLNIVKSQGFEISQPALDPNSSGIHHMITVRSKHKPFHRRIYGRGRTRCSNETEGPPCSGFVEGMAPVFSRSAWHCTWNLIQNDLVHGWGMDMKLGYCAQGDRSQNIGVVDSEYLVHQDIPTLGGRSAKKGRKTKEFLKRHSIDVRSQIRYQSTTEFRKFKERWEKAVKEDKNWVDPYKRTNWGLPRKMTG
- the LOC141669276 gene encoding uncharacterized protein LOC141669276 isoform X6 → MKKSWRWLLRKRHVLLDGGTCKFTMKPFMGVVITVMLFVVYKTTKLQYQRTELDLKMHPMYSSQEVDEAGRSLVSLPRGIIHATSDFDLKPLWSTSRSKANVSSPCYLLAIPVGIKQKENVDNIVQKNQTKWWFAKRFLHPSVVSPYDYIFLWDEDLGIENFDPRSYLNIVKSQGFEISQPALDPNSSGIHHMITVRSKHKPFHRRIYGRGRTRCSNETEGPPCSGFVEGMAPVFSRSAWHCTWNLIQNDLVHGWGMDMKLGYCAQGDRSQNIGVVDSEYLVHQDIPTLGGRSAKKGRKTKEFLKRHSIDVRSQIRYQSTTEFRKFKERWEKAVKEDKNWVDPYKRTNWGLPRKMTG
- the LOC141669276 gene encoding uncharacterized protein LOC141669276 isoform X2, coding for MKKSWRWLLRKRHVLLDGGTCKFTMKPFMGVVITVMLFVVYKTTKLQYQRTELDLKMHPMYSSQEVDEAGRSLVSLPRGIIHATSDFDLKPLWSTSRSKANVSSPCYLLAIPVGIKQKENVDNIVQKFLPVNFTIILFHYDGKMDEWLNFDWSNHAIHIVAQNQTKWWFAKRFLHPSVVSPYDYIFLWDEDLGIENFDPRSYLNIVKSQGFEISQPALDPNSSGIHHMITVRSKHKPFHRRIYGRGRTRCSNETEGPPCSGFVEGMAPVFSRSAWHCTWNLIQNDLVHGWGMDMKLGYCAQNIGVVDSEYLVHQDIPTLGGRSAKKGRKTKEFLKRHSIDVRSQIRYQSTTEFRKFKERWEKAVKEDKNWVDPYKRTNWGLPRKMTG
- the LOC141669276 gene encoding uncharacterized protein LOC141669276 isoform X1, producing MKKSWRWLLRKRHVLLDGGTCKFTMKPFMGVVITVMLFVVYKTTKLQYQRTELDLKMHPMYSSQEVDEAGRSLVSLPRGIIHATSDFDLKPLWSTSRSKANVSSPCYLLAIPVGIKQKENVDNIVQKFLPVNFTIILFHYDGKMDEWLNFDWSNHAIHIVAQNQTKWWFAKRFLHPSVVSPYDYIFLWDEDLGIENFDPRSYLNIVKSQGFEISQPALDPNSSGIHHMITVRSKHKPFHRRIYGRGRTRCSNETEGPPCSGFVEGMAPVFSRSAWHCTWNLIQNDLVHGWGMDMKLGYCAQGDRSQNIGVVDSEYLVHQDIPTLGGRSAKKGRKTKEFLKRHSIDVRSQIRYQSTTEFRKFKERWEKAVKEDKNWVDPYKRTNWGLPRKMTG
- the LOC141669276 gene encoding uncharacterized protein LOC141669276 isoform X3, with the protein product MKKSWRWLLRKRHVLLDGGTCKFTMKPFMGVVITVMLFVVYKTTKLQYQRTELDLKMHPMYSSQEVDEAGRSLVSLPRGIIHATSDFDLKPLWSTSRSKANVSSPCYLLAIPVGIKQKENVDNIVQKFLPVNFTIILFHYDGKMDEWLNFDWSNHAIHIVAQNQTKWWFAKRFLHPSVVSPYDYIFLWDEDLGIENFDPRSYLNIVKSQGFEISQPALDPNSSGIHHMITVRSKHKPFHRRIYGRGRTRCSNETEGPPCSGFVEGMAPVFSRSAWHCTWNLIQNDLVHGWGMDMKLGYCAQGDRSQNIGVVDSEYLVHQDIPTLGGRSAKKGRKTKEFLKIRYQSTTEFRKFKERWEKAVKEDKNWVDPYKRTNWGLPRKMTG
- the LOC141669276 gene encoding uncharacterized protein LOC141669276 isoform X7; its protein translation is MKKSWRWLLRKRHVLLDGGTCKFTMKPFMGVVITVMLFVVYKTTKLQYQRTELDLKMHPMYSSQEVDEAGRSLVSLPRGIIHATSDFDLKPLWSTSRSKANVSSPCYLLAIPVGIKQKENVDNIVQKFLPVNFTIILFHYDGKMDEWLNFDWSNHAIHIVAQNQTKWWFAKRFLHPSVVSPYDYIFLWDEDLGIENFDPRRRIYGRGRTRCSNETEGPPCSGFVEGMAPVFSRSAWHCTWNLIQNDLVHGWGMDMKLGYCAQGDRSQNIGVVDSEYLVHQDIPTLGGRSAKKGRKTKEFLKRHSIDVRSQIRYQSTTEFRKFKERWEKAVKEDKNWVDPYKRTNWGLPRKMTG